The proteins below come from a single Rhodanobacter sp. LX-99 genomic window:
- a CDS encoding AraC family transcriptional regulator — MKSRTRNDYLRRIDRAIALLQQAVANDAELPDLAELGQAAQLSPFHFHRVYRALTGETIGRTVARLRLLRALQLLSDPAQAVTDAALAVGYETPQAFARAFRQAFGASPSELRAQPARVAGELARLSRAPVDEAVPMSLLQVEVVSLEPFALVATRNAGDFADLAVAYEALFGWAAQHGLIECIAGIYGVPQQDRRDTPPAECEFDCALAFSAEATAGDGTVPLTLGGGQWARLRHVGPYAGLEPATDALLAEWLPHSGYALRDEPLFHHYLDDPEQTPEAVLRTDVYLPVSALP; from the coding sequence ATGAAAAGCCGCACCCGCAACGACTACCTGCGCCGCATCGATCGCGCGATCGCCCTGCTGCAGCAGGCGGTGGCGAACGATGCCGAACTGCCGGACCTGGCCGAACTGGGCCAGGCCGCGCAGCTTTCGCCGTTCCATTTCCATCGCGTGTACCGCGCGCTGACCGGCGAGACGATCGGCCGCACGGTGGCGCGGCTGCGCCTGCTGCGCGCCCTGCAGTTGCTGTCCGATCCCGCGCAGGCGGTGACCGACGCCGCGCTGGCGGTCGGCTACGAAACGCCGCAGGCCTTCGCACGGGCGTTTCGCCAGGCCTTCGGCGCCAGCCCGAGCGAACTGCGCGCGCAGCCGGCACGCGTGGCGGGCGAACTCGCGCGTCTCAGCCGGGCGCCCGTGGACGAGGCCGTGCCGATGTCGCTGCTGCAGGTCGAAGTGGTCTCGCTGGAGCCGTTCGCGCTGGTGGCCACGCGCAACGCGGGCGACTTCGCCGACCTCGCCGTGGCCTACGAGGCGCTGTTCGGCTGGGCTGCGCAGCATGGCCTGATCGAGTGCATTGCCGGCATCTACGGCGTGCCGCAGCAGGATCGTCGCGACACGCCGCCGGCCGAATGCGAGTTCGATTGCGCGCTGGCGTTCAGCGCTGAAGCCACGGCCGGCGACGGCACCGTGCCGCTCACCCTGGGCGGCGGCCAGTGGGCTCGCCTGCGCCACGTGGGGCCCTATGCCGGGCTGGAGCCGGCGACCGACGCACTGCTGGCCGAGTGGCTGCCGCACAGCGGCTACGCATTGCGCGACGAACCGCTGTTCCACCATTACCTCGATGACCCGGAGCAGACCCCGGAAGCGGTGTTGCGTACGGACGTCTACCTGCCGGTGTCGGCATTGCCATAG
- a CDS encoding alpha/beta hydrolase-fold protein, whose protein sequence is MRDLHRAVAIVLGCGLFAGVALARTDAPVAHSQFHVQLGSTLTQPASGRLLLFAADARAAIAAAKDGKVDEVDANPFGATQASVAGREVSRLAPGQGVDIDADALAYPAGWSQLPPGDYFVQAVLDVNHDYNYGGRGAGDLVSEVLKVHLPAKAIPSLSLDRVLPAREPWDLPMRYFSETTRKHLDEARRAAQPLDFVSPALSAFWGRPIHMRGWVLLPPGYEPGAKQTWPVVYSTHGYGGGAASLAGSAAMVYGAMAERQMPPMIWVFLDQSSATGTHEFADSVNNGPWGQALTTELIPQLESRYRMDARPSGRFLTGHSSGGWATLWLQTRYPKIFGGTWSTSPDPSDFHDFTGVDLYAPNANVYRRADGSAYPLVRDKGKVQASYEAFAKLERVLGEYGGQMASFEWVFSPRGADGRPMPMFDRDTGAVDPAVVAYWREHYDIAHLVQANWPRLRADLDGRIHVVVGTADTFYLDGAAHKFKAVLDGLGAKSDFRFLPGKTHFDLYAQGDDRQGLLKQMAWEMYAVARPDSERKRAAAAP, encoded by the coding sequence ATGCGTGACTTGCATCGTGCAGTAGCGATCGTGCTGGGCTGCGGCCTGTTCGCCGGCGTGGCGCTGGCGCGCACCGACGCGCCGGTGGCGCACAGCCAGTTCCATGTCCAACTGGGCAGTACGCTGACCCAGCCGGCGTCGGGCCGGCTGCTGCTGTTCGCCGCCGATGCCAGGGCGGCCATCGCCGCGGCGAAGGACGGCAAGGTCGACGAGGTGGACGCCAATCCGTTCGGCGCCACCCAGGCCTCGGTGGCCGGGCGCGAAGTGAGTCGGCTGGCGCCGGGACAGGGCGTGGACATCGACGCCGATGCGCTGGCGTACCCGGCCGGCTGGTCGCAACTGCCGCCCGGCGACTACTTCGTGCAGGCGGTGCTCGACGTCAACCACGACTACAACTACGGCGGGCGCGGTGCGGGCGATCTGGTCAGCGAGGTGCTGAAGGTGCACCTGCCGGCCAAGGCGATACCCAGCCTTAGCCTGGACCGCGTGCTGCCCGCGCGCGAGCCGTGGGACCTGCCCATGCGCTACTTCAGCGAGACCACCCGCAAGCACCTCGACGAGGCGCGCCGCGCCGCGCAGCCGCTCGACTTCGTCAGCCCGGCGCTGAGCGCGTTCTGGGGGCGCCCCATCCACATGCGCGGCTGGGTGCTGTTGCCGCCGGGCTATGAGCCAGGCGCGAAGCAGACCTGGCCGGTGGTGTATTCCACCCACGGCTACGGCGGCGGCGCGGCATCGCTCGCCGGCAGCGCCGCGATGGTCTATGGCGCGATGGCCGAGCGCCAGATGCCGCCGATGATCTGGGTATTCCTGGACCAGTCCAGCGCCACCGGCACGCACGAATTCGCCGACTCGGTGAACAACGGCCCGTGGGGCCAGGCGCTGACCACCGAGCTGATCCCGCAGCTGGAATCGCGTTACCGCATGGATGCGCGGCCGTCCGGCCGCTTCCTCACCGGCCATTCCTCCGGCGGCTGGGCCACGCTGTGGCTGCAGACGCGCTACCCGAAAATCTTCGGCGGCACCTGGTCGACCTCGCCCGACCCCAGCGACTTCCACGATTTCACCGGCGTGGACCTGTACGCGCCGAACGCGAACGTCTATCGCCGGGCGGACGGTTCCGCCTACCCGCTGGTGCGCGACAAGGGCAAGGTGCAGGCCAGCTACGAGGCATTCGCGAAGCTCGAGCGCGTGCTGGGCGAGTACGGCGGCCAGATGGCCTCGTTCGAGTGGGTGTTCTCGCCGCGCGGTGCGGACGGCCGGCCGATGCCGATGTTCGACCGCGACACCGGCGCGGTCGATCCGGCGGTGGTGGCGTACTGGCGCGAGCACTACGACATCGCCCACCTCGTGCAGGCGAACTGGCCGCGGCTGAGGGCCGACCTGGACGGCAGGATCCACGTGGTCGTGGGCACCGCCGACACGTTCTATCTCGACGGCGCCGCGCACAAGTTCAAGGCGGTGCTGGATGGCCTGGGGGCGAAGTCGGACTTCCGCTTCCTGCCGGGCAAGACCCACTTCGACCTGTACGCGCAGGGCGACGACCGTCAGGGGCTGCTCAAGCAGATGGCGTGGGAGATGTATGCGGTGGCGCGGCCGGACTCGGAGCGGAAGCGGGCCGCGGCGGCGCCGTAA
- a CDS encoding serine hydrolase, with translation MSQRPLSLRLALCCALLVSATASWAQAPAAKSPPPVSTGDLVRPMLPAQLQDFSAYVDSARKTFDVPGIAVAIVKDGKVVLEQGFGLREIGKPDPVDANTLFAIASNTKAFTAAALQQLAGQGKLKMDDRVIDHLPWFRMSDPYVTHEMRIRDLLAHRSGLSLGAGDLLYWPPTSYSTKEVVERLAHVPIKNGFRSGYAYDNILFAVATLVIEQASGQSYADYVRQHLFKPVGMDDSLVDMTYLKPGMDVATGHAKADFKDLKPVPPMAWLNDPGAGGIYSSVHDLAKWMNVQLAGGVLPTTGADGKPARLFSEDSQREMWSVLTPIKVGKPPVPELAPLVPNFSGYGESWFLSDYLGRKLVWHTGGWPGMVSRVTLVPELKLGVVVLTNAESGAAFNAVTYRVLDAYLNPEHKTDWVAAYDKAVKKSEAKADDSLAKHEAARDKRSKPSLALAKYAGTYRDPWYGDVIVSQEDGKLRLRFSKTAQLVGTMTPWQHDTFTVRWDDRTLNADAFVTFSLDVDGHVSEVRMQPISPLTDFSFDFQDLRMVPVADKPDTDKH, from the coding sequence ATGTCCCAGCGACCCCTTTCCCTGCGCCTGGCGCTGTGCTGCGCGCTGCTCGTTTCCGCCACCGCCTCGTGGGCGCAGGCCCCGGCCGCGAAGTCGCCGCCGCCGGTTTCGACCGGCGACCTCGTGCGGCCGATGCTGCCGGCGCAGCTGCAGGACTTCTCTGCCTACGTCGACAGTGCGCGCAAGACCTTCGACGTGCCGGGCATCGCCGTGGCGATCGTCAAGGACGGCAAGGTGGTGCTGGAGCAGGGCTTCGGCCTGCGCGAGATCGGCAAGCCGGACCCGGTGGACGCGAACACGCTGTTCGCGATCGCCTCCAACACCAAGGCATTCACCGCCGCCGCGCTGCAGCAGCTGGCCGGGCAAGGCAAGCTGAAGATGGACGACCGCGTGATCGACCACCTGCCGTGGTTCCGCATGTCCGACCCGTACGTCACCCACGAGATGCGCATCCGCGACCTGCTCGCGCATCGCAGCGGCCTCAGCCTCGGCGCGGGCGACCTCCTGTACTGGCCGCCGACTTCGTACAGCACGAAGGAGGTGGTCGAGCGGCTGGCCCACGTGCCGATCAAGAACGGCTTCCGCAGCGGCTACGCCTACGACAACATCCTGTTCGCGGTGGCCACCCTGGTGATCGAACAGGCCTCCGGCCAGAGCTACGCCGACTACGTGCGCCAGCATCTGTTCAAGCCGGTCGGCATGGACGATTCGCTGGTGGACATGACGTATCTGAAGCCCGGCATGGACGTGGCCACCGGCCACGCCAAGGCCGACTTCAAGGACCTCAAGCCGGTGCCGCCGATGGCTTGGCTCAACGACCCCGGCGCCGGCGGCATCTATTCCAGCGTGCACGACCTGGCCAAGTGGATGAACGTGCAGCTGGCCGGCGGCGTGCTGCCGACGACGGGCGCCGACGGCAAGCCGGCGCGGCTGTTCTCCGAGGACAGCCAGCGCGAGATGTGGAGCGTGCTGACCCCGATCAAGGTCGGCAAGCCGCCGGTTCCCGAACTGGCGCCGCTGGTGCCGAATTTTTCCGGCTACGGCGAAAGCTGGTTCCTGTCCGACTACCTCGGCAGGAAGCTGGTCTGGCACACCGGCGGCTGGCCCGGCATGGTCTCGCGGGTGACCCTGGTGCCGGAGCTGAAGCTCGGCGTGGTGGTGCTGACCAATGCCGAGTCCGGCGCTGCGTTCAACGCGGTGACCTACCGCGTGCTCGATGCGTACCTGAACCCGGAGCACAAGACCGACTGGGTCGCCGCGTACGACAAGGCCGTAAAGAAATCCGAGGCGAAGGCCGACGACAGCCTGGCCAAGCATGAAGCGGCGCGCGACAAGCGCAGCAAGCCCTCGCTGGCGCTGGCGAAATACGCCGGCACGTATCGCGACCCCTGGTATGGCGACGTCATCGTCAGCCAGGAGGACGGCAAGTTGCGCCTGCGTTTCTCGAAGACCGCGCAGCTGGTCGGCACGATGACGCCGTGGCAGCACGACACCTTCACCGTGCGCTGGGACGACCGCACGCTCAACGCCGACGCCTTCGTCACCTTCAGCCTGGACGTGGACGGCCATGTCAGCGAAGTGCGCATGCAGCCGATCTCGCCGCTGACCGACTTCAGCTTCGACTTCCAGGATCTGCGCATGGTGCCGGTCGCGGACAAGCCGGATACCGACAAGCATTGA
- a CDS encoding phosphatase PAP2 family protein has product MDPVEWIAAHALRLWALLLLLALLAGDLAWRHNARRRRHALARGDTPTALRWQIGLILLLALALLFLAIASAVAGQQAGELARFDTGLAANLRTQLPLPILQGIAMVTHLGDLLWVAPAAAVVAVLLLLRRHRQLAGVWVVALFGILPINGSLKALFQRVRPLHDHGFIVERGWSFPSGHAFGSIVFYGMLAYVLLRLLPQRFHRAVIAAAVLLVGVVGISRVLLQVHYFSDVMAGYAAGAAWLVLCIGAAEHLGKPAAGVQP; this is encoded by the coding sequence ATGGACCCCGTGGAATGGATCGCCGCCCATGCCCTGCGGCTGTGGGCACTGCTGCTGTTGCTGGCCCTGCTGGCCGGGGACCTCGCCTGGCGGCACAACGCGCGCCGGCGGCGCCATGCGCTCGCGCGCGGCGATACGCCGACCGCGCTGCGCTGGCAGATCGGGCTGATCCTGCTGCTGGCGCTTGCCCTGCTGTTCCTCGCCATCGCCTCCGCGGTAGCCGGCCAGCAGGCAGGCGAGCTGGCGCGCTTCGACACCGGCCTGGCCGCGAATCTGCGTACGCAATTGCCATTGCCGATATTGCAAGGCATCGCGATGGTCACCCATCTCGGCGACCTGCTGTGGGTGGCGCCGGCGGCCGCCGTGGTGGCAGTGCTCCTGCTGCTGCGCCGGCACCGACAGCTGGCGGGCGTCTGGGTGGTGGCACTGTTCGGCATCCTGCCGATCAACGGCAGCCTCAAGGCGCTGTTCCAGCGGGTGCGGCCGCTGCACGACCACGGCTTCATCGTCGAGCGCGGCTGGAGTTTCCCCAGCGGCCATGCCTTCGGCTCCATCGTGTTCTACGGCATGCTCGCCTACGTGCTGCTGCGCCTGCTGCCGCAACGATTCCATCGCGCGGTGATCGCCGCCGCGGTGCTGCTGGTCGGCGTGGTCGGGATCAGCCGCGTGCTGCTGCAGGTGCACTATTTCAGCGACGTGATGGCCGGCTACGCCGCGGGCGCGGCGTGGCTGGTGCTGTGCATCGGCGCCGCCGAGCACCTGGGCAAGCCTGCCGCAGGAGTGCAGCCATGA
- a CDS encoding DUF72 domain-containing protein: protein MNDLFAPASPVGPRIRVGIGGWNYAPWRDNFYPAKLVQRRELEYASRQLRAIEINGTFYGAQKPATYAKWAAETPAGFVFSLKAPRYIAEGKRLADTGNGIRGFVHGGLAEMGDRLGPILWQLPPSRPFDASDLSAFLDKLPRELDGQPLRHVLEVRHPSFLDARYVELARAQRVPTVFTDSPDYPSLADLTGDFSYARLMRSEDGNPTGYTPAELDRWAGYAHTWAAGNDIADLPHAAALQPPGPPRDVFVFFISAAKHRNPAAAMALQARVDALA from the coding sequence ATGAACGACCTGTTCGCCCCCGCCAGCCCGGTCGGCCCGCGCATCCGCGTCGGCATCGGCGGCTGGAACTACGCGCCGTGGCGCGACAACTTCTATCCGGCCAAGCTGGTGCAACGGCGCGAGCTGGAATACGCCAGCCGCCAGCTGCGTGCGATCGAGATCAACGGCACGTTCTACGGCGCGCAGAAGCCGGCGACCTACGCCAAGTGGGCCGCGGAGACGCCGGCCGGTTTCGTGTTCTCGCTGAAGGCGCCGCGCTACATCGCCGAAGGCAAACGACTGGCCGACACCGGCAACGGCATCCGCGGCTTCGTGCACGGCGGCCTGGCCGAGATGGGCGACCGGCTGGGGCCGATCCTGTGGCAGCTGCCGCCGTCACGGCCGTTCGATGCCAGCGACCTCTCCGCCTTCCTCGACAAGCTGCCGCGCGAACTGGACGGCCAGCCGCTGCGCCACGTGCTGGAGGTACGCCACCCCAGTTTCCTCGACGCACGCTACGTGGAACTGGCGCGCGCGCAGCGCGTGCCCACCGTATTCACCGACTCGCCCGACTACCCTTCGCTGGCCGACCTCACCGGTGACTTCAGCTACGCACGATTGATGCGCAGCGAAGACGGCAACCCCACCGGCTACACGCCCGCCGAACTGGACCGCTGGGCCGGATACGCGCACACCTGGGCCGCGGGCAACGACATCGCCGACCTGCCGCACGCCGCCGCGCTGCAACCGCCAGGCCCGCCGCGCGACGTGTTCGTGTTCTTCATCAGCGCCGCCAAGCACCGCAACCCGGCCGCGGCGATGGCGCTGCAGGCGCGCGTCGATGCGTTGGCCTGA